The sequence CCATCTTCATCACCCATAAAATGGAGGAGGTCATTGCGTTCTCCGACTGGGTGAGGGTGCTCAACAAAGGCCGCCTGGTCACCGTTAAACAAACTGGCAAAACCAATCCCCAGGAGCTGGCCCGCTTGATGGTCGGTCGGGACGTGCTCTTTCAGCTTGAAAAAAAGGAGCGCGAGCTGGGAGAAGTTGCCCTTGAATTAGCAGATGTCAGTGCAAACGACGACAAGGGGATGGCGGCCTTGAGCGAAATCTCTCTTAAGATACATTGCGGTGAAATCCTGGGTGTTGCCGGCGTGGCCGGAAACGGCCAGAAACAGCTGGTTGAAATTCTCACCGGTCTGCGCAATGTCAGCAGTGGAACCATCCGCATCTTTAATGAAGACAAAACCAACAAATCACCGCTGGATATCATCAATTCCGGCGTCAGTCACATCCCGGCGGACCGGATCGCCAGAGGCGTTGCCGGTGATATGAGTGTGGCCAACAATCTGGCCATGAAATGCTATCGCAAGCCCCCACTGGTAAAAAAGGGCCTTCTGCACCCTGCCCGCATACTCGATCTGGCAAGCCGTATGATTGATCTGTTTCGCATTGATACCCCCACCCCGCATACCCACGCCAAGTTTTTGTCCGGGGGCAATATCCAAAAAACCATTTTAGCCCGCGAAATCGATGCCTGTCGTGGGCTGCTGGTGGCCGCTTACCCGGCCCGGGGTCTGGATGTGGGTGCCACTGAATTTGTGCGCAAACAGATGATCGAGCAAAGCGAGGCGGGTACCGCTGTTTTGCTGGTA comes from Desulfobacterales bacterium and encodes:
- a CDS encoding ABC transporter ATP-binding protein — encoded protein: MRLSFKQTPDHPKAMSDETKTPILEMKGITKRFPNVVANEDVDVELYPGEVLALLGENGAGKSTLMNVLAGMYRADEGEVFIRGKRVEIDSPRDAMRLGIGMVHQNFMLVDTMTVAENIILGLPDLPFVPDMADIRGRIRQLSERYNLQVDPDSRIWQLSVGEQQRVEILKLIYRGAEILILDEPTAVLTPQESKELNGILQQMTGEGKSAIFITHKMEEVIAFSDWVRVLNKGRLVTVKQTGKTNPQELARLMVGRDVLFQLEKKERELGEVALELADVSANDDKGMAALSEISLKIHCGEILGVAGVAGNGQKQLVEILTGLRNVSSGTIRIFNEDKTNKSPLDIINSGVSHIPADRIARGVAGDMSVANNLAMKCYRKPPLVKKGLLHPARILDLASRMIDLFRIDTPTPHTHAKFLSGGNIQKTILAREIDACRGLLVAAYPARGLDVGATEFVRKQMIEQSEAGTAVLLVSEDLEELVTVADRIAVLFEGKIMGILPSSKADTETLGMMMAGVTLEEITA